From the genome of Phoenix dactylifera cultivar Barhee BC4 unplaced genomic scaffold, palm_55x_up_171113_PBpolish2nd_filt_p 001035F, whole genome shotgun sequence, one region includes:
- the LOC103713819 gene encoding pentatricopeptide repeat-containing protein At2g21090-like, with amino-acid sequence MCLNTTTSAAAAAAAAAVARFLSLIERCIAAKDLRLGRHLHSHLLKTALNHHTVLANRLVHLYSLSGSLPSAVSAFTDLPFKNHHSYNTLLAALCRSGHLHAARQLFDQMSHRDLVSHNTMISTLTHHGHHREALNLFTRMRKDHSFDKFTVVGVATACANLGALNSLRQLHGAAIGAGLDFNVIMSNVMIDAYGKCGDAEVSRELFDRMETRDVISWTSLVAAYASAHRLEEAWLAFDRMPERNAVSWTALVSGYEQNGEGEAALELFRRMIEEGVGPTPFTLVSVLSACAGLGLIARGKQVHGFMVRKCIGLDSFNIFTSNALIDMYAKCGDMASAANVFDAMPERDVVSWNSMVTGFARNGHGKRSLAVFEQMMKAGVTPNHTTFLGVLSACSHAGLVSEGRQFLDSMERKYGLKPRPEHYAAFVDALGRNCQLEEAMELNKDLHSKHELSSVGTWGALLGACRVHGNLELAERASEYLFELEPENGARYLMLSNIYAAAGQWDDVRQVRLLMKGKGFRKDPGFSWIDLRSGKHMFVADDKSHKRTEEIYELLATLVDQMKETRYHLNYEQSLFGHEEGDCLLQCV; translated from the coding sequence ATGTGCCTCAACACCAccacctccgccgccgccgccgctgctgcCGCCGCCGTCGCTCGCTTCCTCTCCTTAATAGAGAGATGCATCGCCGCCAAAGACCTCCGGCTCGGCCGCCACCTCCACTCCCACCTCCTCAAGACCGCCCTCAACCACCACACCGTCCTCGCCAACCGCCTTGTCCACCTCTACTCCCTCTCCGGCTCCCTCCCCTCCGCCGTCTCCGCCTTCACCGACCTCCCCTTCAAAAACCACCACTCCTACAACACCCTCCTCGCCGCCCTCTGCCGCTCCGGCCACCTCCACGCCGCTCGCCAACTGTTCGACCAGATGTCCCACCGAGATCTTGTCTCCCATAACACCATGATCTCGACCCTAACCCACCATGGCCACCACAGAGAAGCGCTGAACCTCTTCACCCGAATGCGGAAGGACCACTCCTTCGACAAATTCACCGTCGTTGGTGTTGCGACCGCATGTGCCAACCTTGGGGCCCTAAATTCTCTTCGCCAGCTCCATGGCGCTGCTATCGGCGCTGGGTTGGACTTTAATGTCATAATGTCGAATGTGATGATCGACGCTTACGGGAAGTGCGGTGATGCTGAGGTCTCCCGCGAGCTCTTCGATCGGATGGAGACGAGAGATGTCATTTCTTGGACATCGCTGGTTGCGGCGTATGCCTCTGCTCACAGGCTCGAAGAGGCCTGGTTGGCGTTCGATCGGATGCCGGAGCGGAATGCAGTCTCATGGACGGCACTTGTTTCCGGGTATGAGCAGAATGGGGAGGGGGAGGCAGCATTGGAGCTCTTCAGGCGGATGATAGAAGAGGGAGTTGGTCCAACACCATTTACTTTGGTCTCGGTTTTGAGTGCTTGCGCGGGCTTAGGACTTATTGCTCGGGGGAAGCAGGTGCATGGCTTCATGGTCAGGAAGTGCATTGGATTGGATTCTTTCAACATCTTCACCTCGAATGCTTTGATCGATATGTACGCTAAGTGTGGGGATATGGCCTCGGCCGCGAATGTGTTTGACGCAATGCCCGAGCGAGACGTTGTCTCTTGGAACTCGATGGTTACTGGCTTCGCTCGGAATGGGCATGGCAAGCGATCTCTTGCTGTCTTCGAACAAATGATGAAAGCCGGGGTTACACCAAACCATACCACATTCCTTGGCGTGCTCTCAGCTTGCAGCCATGCTGGTCTAGTCTCAGAGGGTCGTCAATTCCTTGACTCGATGGAGAGGAAGTATGGACTAAAGCCAAGGCCAGAGCACTATGCCGCTTTCGTCGATGCACTTGGGCGCAATTGCCAACTAGAGGAAGCCATGGAACTCAACAAGGATTTGCATTCCAAACATGAATTGAGCAGTGTTGGGACATGGGGAGCTCTCCTTGGGGCATGCCGAGTGCATGGAAATTTAGAGCTTGCGGAAAGAGCTTCTGAGTACCTCTTTGAGTTGGAGCCTGAGAATGGAGCAAGATATCTGATGTTGTCTAATATATATGCTGCAGCAGGTCAATGGGATGATGTTCGACAGGTTAGGCTGCTCATGAAGGGGAAGGGATTTAGAAAGGATCCAGGTTTCAGTTGGATAGATCTGAGGAGCGGCAAGCATATGTTTGTAGCTGATGATAAGTCTCATAAACGAACAGAGGAAATTTATGAGTTGCTTGCCACTTTGGTCGATCAGATGAAGGAAACAAGATATCATCTAAATTATGAGCAGAGTCTGTTTGGTCATGAAGAAGGGGACTGCTTGTTGCAATGTGTTTAG
- the LOC103713817 gene encoding uncharacterized protein LOC103713817 — protein sequence MIPQYRGREFQARNQFTFSNPIHRAGNDRNASDGIEYGTWAERIKGKYGYFGKSDDRNFGAWQRRAPLNHHGDQVGEDEFGRQAKQEGYDSDVPSPPLWKKPGSPMAEQLAQAIAGYRQEMLEIVRDMPETAYELSLRDLVESPRIAKPPVQQTLGKGGEFSKDKTEKEKRKKGIRRMSRSESMDPGGFLLKMFLPNPLTGRRKKSFGGSSACAKVSPQDCWKKNTSDEKGSSSSSSSSSRSRTRKVIGCYSFFRTNKHKDGEN from the exons ATGATCCCTCAGTACCGAGGGCGAGAATTCCAAGccagaaaccaattcaccttcTCCAATCCTATCCACAGGGCGGGCAACGATCGGAATGCGTCGGATGGAATCGAGTATGGGACGTGGGCTGAGAGAATTAAAGGAAAGTATGGATACTTCGGCAAATCGGATGATCGTAACTTCGGTGCATGGCAACGAAGAGCTCCCCTGAATCATCATGGCGACCAAGTTGGCGAGGATGAATTCGGACGGCAAGCAAAACAAGAGGGTTATGACTCAGATGTTCCATCCCCGCCGTTGTGGAAGAAGCCAGGGTCGCCAATGGCCGAACAATTAGCGCAGGCCATTGCCGGATACCGGCAGGAGATGCTGGAGATAGTCCGGGATATGCCGGAGACAGCTTACGAGCTCTCTTTAAGAGATCTTGTGGAGTCACCAAGGATAGCGAAGCCACCGGTGCAGCAAACCTTAGGGAAAGGTGGAGAATTTTCGAAGGATAAGACCGAGaaggagaaaaggaagaagggaatAAGAAGGATGTCGAGGAGTGAGAGCATGGACCCTGGAGGCTTCCTTCTAAAGATGTTCCTTCCAAATCCACTcactgggaggaggaagaagagcttTGGAGGCTCTTCTGCTTGTGCAAAGGTTTCACCACAAGATTGTTGGAAGAAGAACACATCAGATGAAAAgggaagcagcagcagcagtagcagcagcagcagaagcaGAACCAG GAAAGTGATTGGCTGCTATTCCTTCTTCCGCACAAATAAACACAAAGATGGAGAAAACTGA
- the LOC120107831 gene encoding pentatricopeptide repeat-containing protein At3g26540-like, translated as MQWETCADEFTFSTILAACANIFMLEHGKEIHGYMIRNGFEMDVIIRGALVDMYSKCRLIEYGIKVFEMESSRDIVLWNSMILGCAYNGRGEYGLELFEAMRKDGIRADNVTLIGILLACISEGYVNLGRRYFDSMTEEYGIIPRVEHYECMIELLGKHGFMVELEDFVEHMPFEPTIPMWTRIFDCCREHGNRKLGERAARCISESNPLNPVQFEVLSPESSDCT; from the coding sequence ATGCAATGGGAGACATGTGCAGATGAGTTCACATTCAGCACGATATTGGCTGCTTGTGCGAATATCTTCATGCTCGAACACGGGAAGGAAATCCATGGCTACATGATCAGAAATGGCTTCGAGATGGATGTCATTATCAGAGGGGCATTGGTTGACATGTACTCCAAATGCCGGTTGATAGAGTATGGCATCAAAGTTTTTGAAATGGAGAGTTCACGGGATATAGTCCTCTGGAATTCGATGATTTTAGGATGTGCTTATAATGGGAGGGGTGAGTATGGTCTTGAACTATTTGAAGCGATGCGGAAAGATGGGATTAGGGCAGACAATGTCACTCTCATTGGCATTCTACTTGCTTGTATCAGTGAGGGCTATGTCAATTTGGGTCGACGGTATTTTGATTCGATGACTGAAGAGTATGGTATCATACCTCGGGTTGAGCATTACGAATGTATGATTGAACTATTAGGCAAGCATGGCTTCATGGTTGAACTCGAGGATTTCGTCGAACACATGCCATTCGAGCCGACCATCCCAATGTGGACAAGAATCTTTGACTGTTGCCGAGAACACGGGAACAGAAAACTAGGAGAAAGGGCTGCAAGATGCATCAGTGAATCAAACCCCTTGAATCCAGTTCAGTTTGAGGTCCTTTCTCCAGAGTCTTCTGACTGCACTTAA
- the LOC120107830 gene encoding pentatricopeptide repeat-containing protein At3g26540-like, whose translation MAANAASVLNRLIQNAARPRKPFKPTNQSPTASILPHLDSGDLPRAIAALAASAVPFPASVYARLLQLCSSRRALVEARRIESHLVAFSPSPSTFLLNRAIETYANCGSLRDARELFDEMPKRDGGTWNAIIAACSRADQPEEALSLFSRMNRSGIRPKDVTLASVLGCCADLLALFLAKQIHGLILKLGFCLNVILGTSLVDVYGKCWVIDDARRMFDSIATPNAVSWNVIVRRYLERSRRDARSTEWS comes from the exons ATGGCGGCGAACGCCGCCTCGGTTCTCAACCGTCTGATCCAAAACGCCGCCCGACCCAGAAAGCCTTTCAAACCCACCAACCAATCCCCCACCGCCTCCATCCTGCCCCACCTCGACTCCGGCGACCTCCCCCGCGCCATCGCCGCCCTCGCCGCCTCCGCCGTCCCTTTCCCCGCCTCCGTCTACGCTCGCCTCCTCCAGCTTTGCTCCTCCCGCCGCGCCCTCGTCGAGGCCCGCCGCATCGAGTCCCACCTCGTCGCCTTCTCCCCTTCCCCCTCCACCTTCCTCCTCAACCGCGCCATCGAGACTTACGCCAACTGCGGCAGCCTGAGGGACGCCCGCGAGCTGTTCGACGAGATGCCCAAGCGGGACGGCGGCACCTGGAACGCCATCATCGCCGCGTGCTCCCGCGCCGACCAGCCCGAGGAGGCGCTATCCTTGTTCTCCCGCATGAATAGGTCCGGCATTCGCCCGAAAGATGTCACCTTGGCCTCCGTGCTCGGTTGCTGCGCCGACCTCTTGGCCCTCTTCCTTGCAAAGCAAATCCACGGCCTAATTCTGAAGCTTGGGTTCTGTTTGAACGTGATTCTGGGCACCTCACTCGTCGACGTCTACGGGAAGTGCTGGGTGATCGATGATGCAAGGAGGATGTTTGATTCCATTGCGACCCCGAATGCTGTTTCCTGGAATGTCATTGTCCGCCGCTACTTGGAG CGCTCAAGGAGGGATGCCAGGTCCACGGAATGGTCCTGA